A DNA window from Daucus carota subsp. sativus chromosome 3, DH1 v3.0, whole genome shotgun sequence contains the following coding sequences:
- the LOC108211108 gene encoding protein PGR, producing the protein MEIPITQPVIAVLISSAIAARSYKKKSLDLSGALAGFLVMTIHFAVNYRFGAMLLVFFFTSSKLTKFGDEKKRKIDPEYKEGGQRNWLQVLSNAGIASLLVILFWVMAGSEDKCLDSTESKFATALIGSIIGHYSCSNGDTWSSELGILSDAQPRLITTFKPVRRGTNGGVTKAGLIAAAAAGSIIGLTFALMGFFTTNCMFDKSLNQLLVIPLSTLAGLSGSVIDSLLGATLQFTGFCSVRNKIVGKPGPTVKKISGLKILDNNAVNLVSIVLTAMLTSFAGLYIF; encoded by the exons ATGGAAATTCCGATAACTCAACCGGTGATAGCAGTGTTAATCTCGTCGGCGATCGCCGCACGCTCCTACAAGAAGAAGTCTCTCGACCTTTCCGGCGCTCTAGCTGGCTTTCTCGTCATGACTATCCACTTCGCCGTCAATTATAG GTTTGGAGCAATGCTGCTTGTTTTCTTCTTCACTTCCTCGAAGCTCACGAAATTCGGAGACGAGAAGAAGCGCAAGATTGATCCCGAGTATAAAGAAGGAGGACAGCGGAATtg GCTACAAGTACTATCTAATGCTGGAATTGCAAGTCTTCTAGTCATTTTGTTCTGGGTGATGGCCGGATCAGAAGACAAATGCTTAGATTCAACAGAATCCAAGTTTGCAACAGCTCTAATCGGCAGCATCATTGGCCATTATTCCTGCTCAAATGGAGACACTTGGTCATCAGAGCTTGGGATCTTGAGTGATGCACAGCCTCGACTAATTACAACCTTCAAG CCAGTTCGAAGGGGAACAAATGGTGGAGTGACCAAAGCAGGACTCATAGCTGCTGCAGCGGCAGGAAGCATCATTGGGCTGACTTTTGCTCTCATGGGATTTTTTACAACAAACTGTATGTTTGATAAATCACTGAATCAGCTACTGGTGATACCACTTTCTACTCTGGCAGGACTATCTGGGAGTGTTATTGATTCTTTGTTAGGGGCCACACTCCAATTTACTGGATTCTGTAGTGTCCGTAACAAG ATTGTCGGAAAACCAGGACCAACTGTGAAGAAAATCTCAGGCCTAAAGATTCTTGACAACAATGCTGTTAATCTTGTTTCAATAGTTCTGACTGCAATGTTGACGTCCTTTGCCGGCCTATACATTTTCTAA